A genomic region of Leptidea sinapis chromosome 46, ilLepSina1.1, whole genome shotgun sequence contains the following coding sequences:
- the LOC126977881 gene encoding uncharacterized protein LOC126977881: MGETMNQQLAELLAEPSGEFDNFVQMSCTDFEYLLQKISPMVSKQDTTWREAVPTKIRLALTLRFLATADDYRSLHYLFKISSSLISRIIIDVCLALNDVLQDMINLSASAVEWMSVSEGFSYPRCLGAIDGKHINIQSPLHSGTEYFNYKDHFSIVLLALVDSNYCFLFADVGSQGRISDGGVFNQNSASSN, translated from the exons ATGGG aGAGACTATGAATCAACAGCTTGCCGAGCTTCTTGCAGAACCATCTGGGGAGTTCGATAATTTCGTTCAAATGTCATGCACTGATTTTGAATACCTGCTACAAAAAATTTCTCCGATGGTTTCTAAGCAAGATACTACTTGGAGGGAAGCTGTACCAACAAAAATACGTCTTGCATTGACATTGAGATTTTTAGCTACTGCAGATGACTACAGAAGCTTACACtacctatttaaaatatcaagttCACTTATCTCACGCATAATAATCGATGTCTGTTTGGCACTGAATGATGTTTTGCAAGATATgattaacctttccgcatcggccgt CGAATGGATGTCCGTTTCAGAAGGATTCAGCTACCCGCGTTGTTTGGGCGCTATAGATGGGAAGCATATCAATATACAATCACCTTTACACTCGGGAACTGAATACTTTAACTATAAAGACCACTTTAGCATTGTTTTACTAGCACTAGTAGatagtaattattgttttttgtttgccGATGTAGGTTCTCAAGGACGGATTAGTGATGGAGGAGTTTTCAATCAAA